The Martelella endophytica genome contains the following window.
TGGCTAGAGCAAACGCACCGATTTAGCCGTGCAGGCGGCTGGCATAGGCATCGAGCTTTGCCAGCGTCTGCCGGCCGCCTTCGACGGCGCCGAACTCGACGGTCGCATCGCGAGCTTCAACAGTCTCGAAGATCAGGATCAGCGAAACGCGGGTCTTTCCGCCTTCGTCCTCGAGCAGGATCATGCCGCGGAAATGGGCGGGCTCGCCGAGTTCGGCGCCGTGGTCGTAGGCAATGCGGGCCGGAGGGGTGATCTCCGTATAACGGATCCAGTTGGGCCAGTGCTTTCCGTCGGGGCCGTGCATCGTGTAGTGCCACAGCCCGCCGACTGAAAAGTCCATGGCATGGGTCTCGTTGACGAACCCCTCCGGCCCCCACCACTGGTCGAGGTGTTTTTCATCGGAAAGCGCTTTGAACACCAGTTCGCGCGGGGCGTTCATTACACGCTCCAGACGGATGATTCTTGCGGGATCGAGGTCTGCGGTCATCGGTCTTCTCCTTCAAGAAACTGTTCAAGACGTTCGAGATTCTGGTCGTTGGCGGCCTTGAGGAAGCGGGCCATCGCCTGGTTTTCCTCGGTCGGCTCGAATTCCATGATCCAGACAATGCGGCTTCCCCCTGCATGGTCCTCGAACCGCATCTCCAGCACGAAATCATGCACCGGCAGATGATGGCGGGTGCGGATAAGCTGCCCTTCTTCAATCTCCAGAAACGTCCAGTGATTGTCGAATGCGTTGCCGTCCGAGGTGGTCATGACGATCCGCCAATGGCCGCCCGGGCGGAAATCGAAGGCGGTGATCTCGTTTTCGAAACCGTGCGGCCCCCACCAGAGGGCAAGTTTTGAGGGATCGGAGGCTGCGGCGAACAGCGTGGCGCGGTCCTGCGGAAAGCTTCTTTCGTTCTCGATCTTGAGGCTTGCGTTCTTCTCGCTCATGGCTTTTCCTCCTTTTGAATTTTAGCAAGATGGGCTTCCAGCCGGTCGAGCCGCCGCTCCCAGAGTGCCCGGTAGTCTGAAAGCCAGCCATCGACCGCCTTCAGAGTTTCGGGCTCTATCCGGCAGGGGCGGGTCTGCGCCGCACGCCCGCGGGAGATCAGTCCGGCGCGCTCCAGCACCTTAAGGTGCTTGGACACCGCCGGCAGCGACATGTTGAATGGCTCGGCCAGTTCGTTGACCGTTGCCTCGCCCACCGACAGCCGGGCAAGGATCGCGCGTCGGGTCGGATCGGCGAGGGCAGCGAGTGTCTGGCTCAGTGGATCGGACATTCGGTATTTATCCCATCGGTTAATTAACCTAATGGGTAAATAAGGAAGATAAACCTTTGCGTCAAGCCCAAAGAAAAGGGCAGGCGCTGGGCCTGCCCTTGGTTCGTCGATAAATCTGTCCTCACACTCCGCGTCATCCTCGGGCTCGACCCGAGGATCCAGGCCGTTCAGCAGAGTCTTTGTTATAAAACTTGCAAATTCAGTGACTTAATCCGCCTGGATGCTCGGATCAAGTCCGAGCATGACACAAGAACGAAGAGCCGATGACACACGAAGGTCAAAGCCTGGCGCTTTGTCAGCAGTTGAAGGCGGGGTCTGGCCCGCCTTGTTGCCTTTCCCTGTCCGGCTGGTTTACGCGTAGCTCTGCAGCGGCCGCACTTCGAGCTGGCCCTCGCGCAGGGCCTTGATCGCCTGTGCGGCGGCCATGGCGCCGGCCATGGTGGTGTAATAGGGCACCTTCTGGGTCAGCGCGGCGCGACGGAGAGACTTCGAATCCGAGATCGTCTTGTCGTTGCTGGTGGTGTTGAACACCAGCTGGACCTGACGGTTGCGGATTGCGTCCTCGATATGCGGACGGCCCTCGCGCACCTTGTTGATCTTGGTCGCGGCGATGCCGTTCTCTTCCAGGAAGTCGCGGGTGCCGCCGGTCGCCATGACGGTGAAGCCCTGTTCGACCAGAAGCTTGACGGCGGGGAGCACGCGCTCCTTGTCTTCCGGCTTGACCGAAACGAACACGCAACCCTCGCGCGGCAGGTCGACGCTGGCGCCGAGCTGCGACTTGGCAAACGCAATGGCAAAATCCGTGTCGAGGCCGATCACTTCGCCGGTCGAGCGCATTTCCGGCCCGAGCAGCGTATCGACGCCGGGGAAGCGAGCGAACGGGAAGACGGCTTCCTTCACCGCGATATGGTTCAGCTTGCGCGGGTTCGGCCGCTCGCCATAGGAGTCGATCACGTCGAACAGCTTCTCGCCGGCCATCACGCGGGCGGCGATCTTGGCGATCGGTGCGCCGATGGTCTTGGCCACGAAGGGCACAGTACGGGATGCGCGCGGGTTCACTTCGAGGATATAGACGGTGCCGTCCTTGATCGCGAACTGCACGTTCATCAGGCCCTTGACGTTGAGCGCCAACGCCAGCGCGCGGGACTGTTCTTCCAGTTCATCCAGCGTTTCCGGCGAAAGCGAGTGCGGCGGAAGCGAGCAGGCGCTGTCGCCCGAGTGGATGCCGGCCTCCTCGATATGCTCCATGATGCCGGCGATGAATACGTCCGTGCCATCGCAAAGGCAGTCGACGTCGACCTCGGTCGCATTCGTCAGGTAGCTGTCGAACAGAAGCGGGTTCTTGCCGAGCATGGTGTTGATCTGCCCGGTCTTGTCGTTCGGATAGCGCTGCTTGATGTCCTCGGTGACGAGTTCCGGCACGACTTCCAGCAGATAATGCGAAAGCCCGGCATCGTTGTGAACGATCTCCATGGCGCGGCCGCCGAGAACGTAGGACGGGCGCACGACCAGCGGGAAACCGATCTCGCCAGCCACCAGACGGGCCTGCTCGACCGAATAGGCGATGCCGTTGTTTGGCTGGTTGAGGTCGAGCTTGACCAGCAGCTTCTGGAACCGGTCGCGGTCTTCGGCAAGGTCGATCATGTCGGGCGCGGTGCCGAGGATCGGGATGCCGTTCTTTTCCAGCGCTTCGGCGAGCTTCAGCGGCGTCTGGCCGCCGAACTGGACGATGACGCCGACAAGCGTGCCCTTTTCCTGTTCCGCGCGCATGATCTCGATCACGTCTTCCGCCGTCAGCGGCTCGAAATAGAGCCGGTCGGAGGTGTCGTAGTCGGTCGAGACCGTTTCCGGGTTGCAGTTGACCATGATCGACTCGTAACCCGCATCCTTCAGCGCAAAGGCGGCATGGCAGCAGCAATAGTCGAACTCGATGCCCTGGCCGATACGGTTCGGACCGCCGCCGAGGATAACAACCTTCTTGGCATCCGAAATGCCGGCCTCGGAGCGCGTCGCGCCATCAAACGGCGTTTCGTAGGTCGAGTACATGTAGGCGGTCGGCGAGGCGAATTCTGCAGCACAGGTGTCGATGCGCTTGTAGACCGGGCGCACGCCGAGCTTGTTGCGAAGCTGGGCGACTTCCTTCGGGCGGCCATGGGTGAGGCTTGCCAGACGCTGGTCGGAAAAGCCCATGGCCTTCAGCATGCGCAGGTTTTCGGCATCTTCCGGAAGGCCGTGTTCACGCACGCGCTCTTCCATGTCTACGATGGCCTTCAGCTGTTCCAGGAACCACGGATCAATCTTGGAATGCTCGTGAACCTCTTCCAGCGAAACGCCGAGACGCATCGCCTGGGCGACCATGCGCAGGCGGTCCGGCGTGCCGGTGCCGATGGCGGCACGAATGGCATTGCTAGGCTCGCCGTTCTCGATGCCCGGAATTTCGATCTCGTCGAGGCCGGTCAACCCGCGTTCCAGACCGCGCAGCGCCTTCTGCAGCGATTCCGGGAAGGTGCGGCCGATGGCCATGACTTCACCAACGGATTTCATCGCCGTCGTCAGCGTGTTTTCGGCACCTGGGAATTTCTCGAAGGCAAAGCGCGGGATCTTGGTGACGACATAGTCGATCGAGGGTTCGAACGAGGCGGGCGTCGCGCCGCCGGTAATGTCGTTTTCGAGTTCGTCGAGCGTGTAGCCGATGGCGAGCTTGGCGGCGACCTTGGCGATCGGGAAGCCGGTCGCCTTCGATGCCAGCGCCGAGGAGCGCGAGACGCGCGGGTTCATCTCGATGACGACAAGGCGGCCGTCGGCCGGGTTGACGGCGAACTGCACGTTCGAGCCGCCGGTCTCCACACCGATCTCGCGCAGAACCGCCAGCGAGGCGTTGCGCATGATCTGGTATTCCTTGTCGGTCAAGGTGAGGGCAGGGGCGACGGTGATCGAATCGCCGGTGTGCACGCCCATCGGATCAATGTTCTCGATCGAGCAGATGATGATGCAGTTGTCCGCCTTGTCGCGGACCACTTCCATCTCGTATTCCTTCCAGCCGAGCACGGATTCCTCGATCAGCACCTCGGTGGTCGGCGAGGCATCAAGCCCGCGCTCGACGATCTCGAAGAATTCGGAGCGGTTATAGGCAATGCCGCCGCCCGTGCCGCCGAGGGTGAAGGACGGGCGGATGATCGCCGGCAGGCCGATCGTGTCGAGCGCCTGCGCGGCAATTGCCATGGCATGCGACATGTAGCGCTGCTTGCGGTCGGTATTGCCGAGGTTCCACTGGTTTTCGAGCTCGTCCAGCGCCTTGTCGAGCGCATCGCCGGAAAGCGTCTTCTTCAGCTCGGCGCGCTTGGCCTCATGCTCCTGGCGATGCTGATCCTTGATCTCGGTGGCATTTGCCAGCATCGAACGCGGCGTTTCGAGCCCGATCTTTGCCATGGCCTCGCGGAACAGGGCGCGGTCTTCCGCCTTGTCGATCGCATCGGGCTTGGCGCCGATCATCTCGACATTGTAGCGCTCCAGCACGCCCATGCGGCGCAGCGACAGCGCGGTGTTGAGCGCGGTCTGTCCGCCCATGGTCGGCAGCAGCGCGTCGGGGCGTTCCTTGGCGATGATCTTGGCGACGACTTCCGGGGTGATCGGCTCGACGTAGGTGGCGTCGGCCAGTTCCGGGTCGGTCATGATCGTGGCCGGGTTGGAGTTCACCAGAATGACCCGGTAACCTTCTTCCCTCAGTGCCTTGCAGGCCTGTGCGCCGGAATAGTCGAACTCGCATGCCTGGCCGATGACGATCGGCCCCGCGCCGATGATGAGGATGGACTTGAGGTCTTGGCGCTTGGGCATGGTGGCTTCCGTCGTTCTTGTTCTGCGTCAAAAACCGGCGCGGTGGGGACCGGGCCGGGTGCGGGACGTCAAAAGGTTAGGCTAGGAGGGCCTTATAGGGAAAATGGCACAGGAACGGAACCCCGAAAATGCACCACGATTTTGCCTCTCACAGAAGAATTTCCGGCAAAAATCGGGCAGCGGGTGAACCTTTTCGCGATTCGTAACGTTTACAGACCAAACAGAGGAGTTAACAATGTTTGAATATCTGCCTCTTATCGCGTTTCAGATCGTTTTCGCCGCTGCGGGTCTCGCCATTCTCTATCGCATGATCGGCGGCAAGCTGTTCGCATCGACCGAGCCGTCCAGCGAGACGCTGCGTCGTGAAATGTTTCGCCGTTCGGCTCAGAACAGCAATCACGGTTCGTCGCAGGCGGCCTGATTTCGCCGGACCGGCGCGTCAACCGCCGCTGGTCAGCCTTTCCGCATCCGCGCCAGACAGCGCGGAGCGGTGATACTCAAAAGTCCCGTGTGTCATGATTTCCTCAGCGGCCTGTTTCAGGGCCCCAAGGGCGGCGCGGGCAAGTGAGCCGCCGGTGCTGATGCGCGTGACGCCGCATTCAGCCAGCTCCGCAACCGAGAAGCTTGGTTCCTTCAGTCCCGATAGCACGTTGACGGGCTTTCCGACTGACATGCAGACCTTCTCGATCGCCTTCAGATCAGGCAGGCCCGGCGCATACAGCACGTCCGCGCCAGCCGCCTCGAAGGCCTGCAGGCGCCGGATCGTGTCATCAAGATCGGGCTTGCCCCAGAGGAAATTTTCGCAACGTGCCGTCAGCATGAAAGGCCGATCCGCCTTGGCCGCTGCTGCGGCGCGCACTCGCTCCACCGCCAGTTCAAAAGCGTAGATCGGGTTTGCGGGGTTGCCCGTTGCATCCTCGATAGATCCCCCGACAAGACCTGTATCGGCCGCTAGCCGGATCGTCTCGGCGCAGTCTTCCGGGGCATCGCCAAAGCCGTTCTCAAGGTCTGCCGAAACCGGCAGGTCCGTTGCGTTAACGATCGAGCGCGCATTCTCGAGGATTTCCGCGCGCGACAATGCCGCCGCCGAATCGCGTGTTCCCAATGCAAATGCAAGTCCGGCGCTCGTTGTTGCCAGCGCCTCGAAGCCGAGGGCGGCAAGCAGTCTTGCCGTTCCGGCGTCCCATGGGTTCGGCATGACGAAGGGTCGATTGCCAGCGTGCAGGGCTTTGAACGTCTCGAATTTCTCTGTCGTGGTCCGCATCTATCCCCTCCGCAAAGCGTGTTCTCGACCCAGCATATGCGGCAGACGAAGCCCGGTAAACGGTTCGGGCGATAGGCAGATTGAACAATCGCGGCTCCCCGGCGTTGGCCTTCAAAACCGGAGTAAAAGATGAACCTTGAGAATCTCGGCCTGGTCTGGCTCATCGCGTTGTTTGCGTTATCGGGCGCCGTTATCCTCGCCTGTGGTGTCAGGATTACCGGTGTCGCCGATCGCATTGCCGACCGGACCGGTTTGGGCGAAGCGCTGATCGGTGGCCTGCTGCTCGGCGCCGCCACGTCGCTGTCGGGGACGGTGGTTTCGGTCACGACGGCGCTTGAGGGGCGGGCATCGTTGAGCTTTTCCAATGCTGTCGGCGGTATCGCGGCGCAAACGGCCTTTCTGGCGCTCGCCGACACGATCTACCGCCGCGTCAATCTCGAACATGCGGCGGCCGATCTCTCCAACCTGTTCCAGGGTGCCCTGCTCATCCTGCTTTTGAGCCTGCCGCTGCTCGGCTTCGTCGGGCCGGATTATGCGCTCTACGGGGTCAGCCCGGTCTCGATCGCGCTCTTCTGCGTCTATATCGCCGGTGTCGTTGCCTCGAAACGGGTCAAGGACGAGCCGATGTGGCTGCCGGTGGGGACGCACGAGACCCGGCTCGATGCGCCCGAGGAGGATGTTCAGGATGCCCGCGGCAATCTGCGGATTTTCCTCGTCTTCGGCGGTCTGATGGTGCTGATGGGCCTGTCCGGCTACGTGATCTCGCAGATTGCCGGCGTGGCGACAGACCGCTACGGGCTGTCGGCCTCGGTGGTGGGGGCGTTGATGACGGCCGTCGTCACCTCGCTGCCGGAACTGGTCACCACCCTTGCCGCCGTCCGGCGCGGTGCGCTGCAGCTCGCCGTTGGCGGCATCATCGGCGGCAATACCTTCGACACGCTGTTCCTGACGCTTTCGGATGTCGCCTATCGCGACGGTTCGCTCTACCACGCCATCACCAAGGACGATCTGCTCTGGTTGGCCGTCGGGCTCTGCGTCACGGCGGTGCTGCTGCTGGGGCTGATCGTGCGGCAGAAATCGGGACCGGGGCGGATCGGCTTCGAAAGCGCCGCCATTCTGGCGCTCTATGCCGGTGCGGTGGGCATTTCGGCATTTTAGCGGTTTGCGGATAAGGTTTTCCTTGAAAACGCGGTCGATCCCGCCCATCTTCGCGTCGAACCATATGGTTCGATAGCTGGAGTGCCCGATGCTGATTGTCCATTACCTCGAAGATTCCCGTGCCCACCGCATCCTCTGGCTTCTGGAGGAGCTCGGCGTCGATTACGAGGTCCGCCGCTACAAGCGCGGCCCGGACATGAGCGCTCCCGCAAGCCTGAAAGAGGTCCATCCGCTCGGCAAGTCGCCGGTGATCGAGGACAACGGGCGGGTTGTTGCCGAAAGCGGAGCCATCTTCGAATATCTCATTGATCGCTATGGCGCGATGAGCGGCCTGCGCCCGGAACCCGGCACGGAGGAGGCGCTGCGCTATCGCTACTGGCTGCATTATGCGGAAGGCTCCGCCATGCCGCTGCTGGTGACGAAGCTGATCTTCCAGAAGGTACCCGAGCAATCGCCGCGTCTCCTGAGGCCGATCATGAGGGCGATCTCGAAGGGCGTCACCGGCCGCCTCACCGATCCCCAGCTCAAGGATCACGGCAACTTCTGGAACGCCGAGCTTTCGCGCGACGGCTGGTTTGCCGGCAAGAACTTTACAGCGGCGGACATCATGATGAGCTTTCCGATCGAGACCGGCATGGAACGGATCGGCTTCGACGAACGGCCGCTTGCCCTTCTGGACTATCTCGTCCGGATCCACGCCCGTCCAGCCTACAGGCACGCGCTCCAGCGCGGCGGCGCCTATCGCTATGGCGGCAATCCGTTGTCGTGATCACGCTAGTGTAAAATACTTAAGGGTGACCTAGCCGACATCACGCATCATCTTTTTTCTCGATTTTCTCGGGACCATAATCGCCATTCGGTTCGAGGAAAAAGCAGATCACAGGGTTCCTTTCCATACGGGAATGCATGGAAGAACCTTTTGAGTTTCTGTACATGAAGCCGCAACTGGATGCGAAAAATAATATAAAAATAGTGCTTAAGGATCCGTATATTGTCAATGTTCCAAATATAAAACTCGTAATGTAGTTATGATATGCGATTGGCAATTTTGTCATAATATAAACGATTGAAAAGCTTGCTATCACTGTTAGTGATACAAGCTTTTTGTTTCGTAGAAATTTTAGGAGCATTTTATGTGATCCGCTGAAATATGCGTCTTGCCGTATGACGTATTGTGATGATTTGCCGCGGTGCCAACCGCTACAGAGCTAATCTGATTGCTCGTTTGGGTGCTTTTGCTGGCGGCCCGGCTCCCCCCGTCATTTACTCTGAGGTTCTTGTTCTTGCCAATGCGCCATCTGGTGTCAATGGCACAAGCGCTTGCGCGTGATCGTCCGCAGTCGTCCGTTTGCTATCCGTTGTGCGCTCATCACACTGGCAAATGCCCAAAAAACAGGCTACAGGAACCTGCCGCCGCGGCCCCGCTATTGTCTGGCTTCGGCGTGTCAGCTTCTGGTGAAAATCATGTCTGTCACAATGCCAACTGCGCAAGCAGCCGGTCATTCGTGGTCCTCCCATATCAGGGAGACGCTCCTTCTCGGAATTCCGCTCATCGGCGCACAGCTTGCCCAGCAGGGCATCAATGCCACGGATATCGTCATCCTCGGCCAGTTGAGCGCCGTCGATCTCGCGGCGGCCGTGCTCGCGACGCAGTATTTCTTCACGATCTTCATCTTCGGCTCCGGTCTTGCGATTGCCGTCATGCCGATGGTTGCGGATGCCTATGGGCGCGGCGACGAGGTGGCCGTACGCCGGTCGATGCGGATGGGCATGTGGGCCTCGCTGATCTATGGCGTTCTTGTGCTGCCGCTGTTCATCTGGTCTGAGACGATCCTGCTGGCCATGGGGCAGGAGGTGGATGTCGCCGAACACGCGGCGCACTATCTCCACATCGTCGGCTTCGCCATGTTTCCGGCGCAGCTCTTCTTCGTGCTCAGATCGCTCGTCAGCGCCACCGGCCGGGCGGGCATCGTTCTCTGGGCAACAGTGGCCATGCTGGCGTTGAATGCCGTACTGGCCTATGTGCTGGTGCTCGGTCATCTCGGCCTGCCGCAGCTCGGCATTCGCGGCGCGGCCATTGCCGCGCTCGCCATCCAGTGCACCGGCTTCCTCATCCTTGCCGTCTATATCGAGCGCGATGCGGAGCTTTGCCGCTACCGGCTCTTTACTCGCTTCTGGCGGCCGGACTGGCCGGCACTCCGGGAGGTCGTCGCGCTCGGCTTGCCGATCGGCGTCTCGGTGCTTGCGGAAGTGTCGATGTTTACCGTTTCGTCGGTGCTGATGGGCCAGTTCGGCGCCGTGCCGCTCGCCGCCCACGGCATTGCCATCCAGCTGAGCTCGATCACCTTCATGGTGCCGCTCGGACTGTCGCAGGCCGGCACGGTCCGGGTTGGCCGGTTTCACGGTGCGGGCGACCGGGTCAACCTCAAGCGCGCCTCCATCGTGGTGATGATCGTCGCCTTCCTGTTCGCGCTTGCGAGCGGGCTGAGCTTTGCCCTGTTCCCGATGGCGCTCGCGAGCCTGTTCATCGATACCGGCCTGCCGGAAGCGCCGGCCGTGCTCGCCTATGCCATGCCGCTGATGCTGGTTGCTGCGCTGTTCCAGTTGATGGATGGCGGGCAGGTGACGCTGAACGGGCTTTTGCGAGGGCTGAAGGACGCGCGCATCCCCATGGTCCTGGTGCTGATCGCCTACTGGGTCGTCGGCCTGCCGCTCGCCTGGCTGCTTGCCTTTCCGCTTGGGCTGGAAGGCATCGGCATATGGATCGGCTTCCTGCTCGGCCTCGGATCGGCAGCCGTGATGCTGGGCTTCCGACTGGCGCATTTGCTGCGTGCGGAACACGCGGCCGGCTGATAAGGTTAGCTGACGCAATCGGGTGGAGGGGACCTTGCGCAATGACATCATCTTTGGCGCGGTGTTGCCTTACATCGCCTTTCTCGCCGCGCGCCATTTCGGCCTGTCGAACGTTCATGCGCTGGCGATCGGCTCGCTGTTTCCGATCACCACAATCGCGGTTACCTATGCCGCGAGCCGGCGGCTCGCCGCCGTCAGCATCATCACGCTGACGGCGACGCTCGCATCGCTCGCCGCCAGCCTCTGGTTCAACAGCACGTACCTGGCGCTGTTGAAGAACTCGCTGATTACCGGCTGCGTCGGGCTGATCTTTCTCGCCTCGCTGCTCGCTCCGCGCCCGCTGGTCTTCTTCCTGGCCTCGGAAGGCGGAACCGGGAAGCGGGCGGAACATGAGGGGTTCTGGCAGAACCGGCCGGGCTATCGCCGCACGATCCGCGAGATGACGCTTATCTGGGCGGTCGTGCTGATCGCGGAGGCCGCCACGCGGGCGGTGCTGATCCCGCTTCTGCCCATCGACATATTCCTCGTCGTCAGCGAGGTCATGTGGATCGTCGTCTTCGCCGGCATGATCGCCTGGAGCATCCGCTACGGCAAGCGCCGCTCGCAAGCACTGGATGCGGTGAATTCGCAATAAAAAAAGGGCGCCGCAGCGGGCGCCCTTTTCTATTCTTGTATGCCCTCAGGCTCAGGCGCGCTCTTCCAGCAGCGCCTCGCCCTTCTTCTCGCGCACGAGATTGATGAAGCGGCGGAAGAGATAGTGGCTGTCCTGCGGGCCGGGCGAGGCTTCCGGGTGGTGCTGCACCGAGAACACCGGCTTGCCGGCCAGCGAAATGCCGCAGTTCGAACCGTCGAACAGCGAGACATGGGTTTCGGTGACACCCTCCGGCAGAGAGGCCGAATCGACCGCGAAGCCGTGGTTCATCGAGACGATCTCGACCTTGCCGGTCGTATAGTCCTTCACCGGATGGTTGGCGCCGTGGTGGCCCTGATGCATCTTCACGGTCTTGCCGCCGAGGGCAAGTGCCAGCATCTGGTGACCAAGGCAGATGCCGAAGACCGGCAGGCCACTGTCGATCAGCGCGCGGATCACTGGAACCGCATATTCGCCGGTCGCAGCCGGGTCGCCCGGGCCGTTCGACAGGAACACGCCATCGGGCGAGAGCGCCAGAATGTCTTCGGCCGACGTCTTCGCCGGCACCACCGTCACCTTGCAGGAAAGGCCGGTGAACAGGCGCAGGATGTTGCGCTTCACGCCGTAGTCGATGCAGACGACATGATATTTCTGGTCGGCTTCGGCGAGCGTCTCGTAGCCCTCGTTCCAGACCCAGGGCTTTTCGTCCCACTTCGACGACTGGCCGGAGGTCGCCTCGACGGCGAGATCGAGCCCTTCAAGTCCGCCCCAGGCCTTGGCTTTCGCCTTCAGGGCTTCGAGATCGAAATTGCCGGAAGGCTCGTGGGCGATGACGGCATTCGGCGCGCCATGTTCGCGGATCCAGGCGGTGAGCGCGCGGGTATCGATGCCGGAGAGGCCGATGATGCCGCGCGACTTCAGCCAGGCGTCAAGGTTCTCGCGCGAGCGGTAGTTCGACGGGTTGGTGATCTCGGCCTTGAAGATCGTGCCGACAGCGCCGCGGCGGGCGGCGGGCGTCAGGTCCTCGATATCCTCGCCATTGGCACCGATATTGCCGATATGGGGAAAGGTGAAGGTGACGATCTGGCCGAGATAGGACGGATCTGTCAGGATTTCCTGATAGCCGGTCAGTGCCGTATTGAAGCAGACTTCGGCCTGCACGTCGCCGGTGGCGCCAATGCCCTTGCCGAAGATTGCCGTGCCGTCGGCGAGTACCAGTACCGCCGTCGGCTTTTCGTTCGTCCATGGGGTGGTCATCATTATCCCTTGTTCTTTTCGCCGGTTTGACACCGATTGAACGCCGCAGCGCGAAATCTTATATAGTGGGCAACTCGAACGGGTTCCAACTTCCGGGAAAGCTAAGTTCGGGCAGGCCATTTTTGTGCGCGGTCGCGGGAAAATAGTGAAACGCGGCTTGCGGGTCAATTGCACTTGACGCACAGTTATGGCATCTGCTGAAAAATATACCGAACCCGTTTTTTGAATTGATTGCTGTCCCGGTATTCGGTAAACGCCGCGGCCGTCCGCTATTGGAGCGGCAGCTCTGACATAACGGCGTTGCCAGGAGTAGGTTTATATGTTGCGCGACAAGCTCGCACTCGCACTCAAGGATGCTTCCAAATCGGAAGAACCTGTTCGTTTTTGCACGCTCCGGCTGGTGCAGGCGGCCATCAAGGACCGCGATATCGCCCACCGCGCAAGCGGCAAGGACCCTGTCAGTGACGATGACATTACCGGAATCCTGATCAAGATGGTCAAGCAGCGCAAGGAATCCTCGCGCCTCTATGACGAGAAAGGCCGTCCGGACCTCGCCGCCCAGGAACGCCAGGAAATCGCGGTGATCCGCGAATTCCTCCCCGCCCAGCTCACCGAAGACAAGATTCGTGAGGCCTGTGCCTCCGTTGTCGAGGAAAC
Protein-coding sequences here:
- the carB gene encoding carbamoyl-phosphate synthase large subunit, translating into MPKRQDLKSILIIGAGPIVIGQACEFDYSGAQACKALREEGYRVILVNSNPATIMTDPELADATYVEPITPEVVAKIIAKERPDALLPTMGGQTALNTALSLRRMGVLERYNVEMIGAKPDAIDKAEDRALFREAMAKIGLETPRSMLANATEIKDQHRQEHEAKRAELKKTLSGDALDKALDELENQWNLGNTDRKQRYMSHAMAIAAQALDTIGLPAIIRPSFTLGGTGGGIAYNRSEFFEIVERGLDASPTTEVLIEESVLGWKEYEMEVVRDKADNCIIICSIENIDPMGVHTGDSITVAPALTLTDKEYQIMRNASLAVLREIGVETGGSNVQFAVNPADGRLVVIEMNPRVSRSSALASKATGFPIAKVAAKLAIGYTLDELENDITGGATPASFEPSIDYVVTKIPRFAFEKFPGAENTLTTAMKSVGEVMAIGRTFPESLQKALRGLERGLTGLDEIEIPGIENGEPSNAIRAAIGTGTPDRLRMVAQAMRLGVSLEEVHEHSKIDPWFLEQLKAIVDMEERVREHGLPEDAENLRMLKAMGFSDQRLASLTHGRPKEVAQLRNKLGVRPVYKRIDTCAAEFASPTAYMYSTYETPFDGATRSEAGISDAKKVVILGGGPNRIGQGIEFDYCCCHAAFALKDAGYESIMVNCNPETVSTDYDTSDRLYFEPLTAEDVIEIMRAEQEKGTLVGVIVQFGGQTPLKLAEALEKNGIPILGTAPDMIDLAEDRDRFQKLLVKLDLNQPNNGIAYSVEQARLVAGEIGFPLVVRPSYVLGGRAMEIVHNDAGLSHYLLEVVPELVTEDIKQRYPNDKTGQINTMLGKNPLLFDSYLTNATEVDVDCLCDGTDVFIAGIMEHIEEAGIHSGDSACSLPPHSLSPETLDELEEQSRALALALNVKGLMNVQFAIKDGTVYILEVNPRASRTVPFVAKTIGAPIAKIAARVMAGEKLFDVIDSYGERPNPRKLNHIAVKEAVFPFARFPGVDTLLGPEMRSTGEVIGLDTDFAIAFAKSQLGASVDLPREGCVFVSVKPEDKERVLPAVKLLVEQGFTVMATGGTRDFLEENGIAATKINKVREGRPHIEDAIRNRQVQLVFNTTSNDKTISDSKSLRRAALTQKVPYYTTMAGAMAAAQAIKALREGQLEVRPLQSYA
- a CDS encoding sodium:calcium antiporter, with product MNLENLGLVWLIALFALSGAVILACGVRITGVADRIADRTGLGEALIGGLLLGAATSLSGTVVSVTTALEGRASLSFSNAVGGIAAQTAFLALADTIYRRVNLEHAAADLSNLFQGALLILLLSLPLLGFVGPDYALYGVSPVSIALFCVYIAGVVASKRVKDEPMWLPVGTHETRLDAPEEDVQDARGNLRIFLVFGGLMVLMGLSGYVISQIAGVATDRYGLSASVVGALMTAVVTSLPELVTTLAAVRRGALQLAVGGIIGGNTFDTLFLTLSDVAYRDGSLYHAITKDDLLWLAVGLCVTAVLLLGLIVRQKSGPGRIGFESAAILALYAGAVGISAF
- a CDS encoding isocitrate lyase/PEP mutase family protein, producing MRTTTEKFETFKALHAGNRPFVMPNPWDAGTARLLAALGFEALATTSAGLAFALGTRDSAAALSRAEILENARSIVNATDLPVSADLENGFGDAPEDCAETIRLAADTGLVGGSIEDATGNPANPIYAFELAVERVRAAAAAKADRPFMLTARCENFLWGKPDLDDTIRRLQAFEAAGADVLYAPGLPDLKAIEKVCMSVGKPVNVLSGLKEPSFSVAELAECGVTRISTGGSLARAALGALKQAAEEIMTHGTFEYHRSALSGADAERLTSGG
- a CDS encoding glutathione S-transferase; protein product: MLIVHYLEDSRAHRILWLLEELGVDYEVRRYKRGPDMSAPASLKEVHPLGKSPVIEDNGRVVAESGAIFEYLIDRYGAMSGLRPEPGTEEALRYRYWLHYAEGSAMPLLVTKLIFQKVPEQSPRLLRPIMRAISKGVTGRLTDPQLKDHGNFWNAELSRDGWFAGKNFTAADIMMSFPIETGMERIGFDERPLALLDYLVRIHARPAYRHALQRGGAYRYGGNPLS
- a CDS encoding ArsR/SmtB family transcription factor, coding for MSDPLSQTLAALADPTRRAILARLSVGEATVNELAEPFNMSLPAVSKHLKVLERAGLISRGRAAQTRPCRIEPETLKAVDGWLSDYRALWERRLDRLEAHLAKIQKEEKP
- a CDS encoding SRPBCC domain-containing protein, which codes for MSEKNASLKIENERSFPQDRATLFAAASDPSKLALWWGPHGFENEITAFDFRPGGHWRIVMTTSDGNAFDNHWTFLEIEEGQLIRTRHHLPVHDFVLEMRFEDHAGGSRIVWIMEFEPTEENQAMARFLKAANDQNLERLEQFLEGEDR
- a CDS encoding SRPBCC family protein, with protein sequence MTADLDPARIIRLERVMNAPRELVFKALSDEKHLDQWWGPEGFVNETHAMDFSVGGLWHYTMHGPDGKHWPNWIRYTEITPPARIAYDHGAELGEPAHFRGMILLEDEGGKTRVSLILIFETVEARDATVEFGAVEGGRQTLAKLDAYASRLHG